One uncultured Fibrobacter sp. genomic region harbors:
- a CDS encoding TIGR04133 family radical SAM/SPASM protein, giving the protein MQLSLKKKLALEAYRLYRHNEIKAHPLTYFFWECTLRCNLHCLHCGSDCVKDAIPDMPREDFMAVLDKLAPHIDPKHFIVVITGGEPLMRPDLEECGQEIKKRGYPWGMVSNALAMTPERYTRLLNAGLRSLTISLDGLQESHNHFRGDPHSFERALRAIDMAAHTEGLTFDVMTCVNRQNLKELPKILDMLLKIGVKRWRIATVFPKGRAKDNPLFQLTNQEFRQVFDFIREVKKLNVINVNYGCEGFLGSYEKDARNYPFFCRAGVNVSSVLCDGSISACPSLRGDYIQGNIYKDDIWDVWQNRYQVMRDHSWAKIGDCKTCKYWRYCEGSSLHLRDEKTKELAYCHVKRLEDAGA; this is encoded by the coding sequence ATGCAACTTTCGCTTAAAAAGAAACTCGCCCTCGAAGCTTATCGCCTTTACCGTCACAACGAAATCAAGGCGCACCCGCTCACGTATTTTTTCTGGGAATGTACACTCCGCTGCAACCTGCACTGTCTGCATTGCGGTAGCGACTGCGTCAAGGACGCCATCCCGGACATGCCCCGCGAAGACTTTATGGCCGTGCTGGACAAATTGGCCCCGCACATCGACCCGAAGCACTTTATCGTGGTGATTACCGGCGGCGAGCCCCTGATGCGCCCAGACCTCGAAGAATGCGGGCAAGAAATCAAGAAACGCGGCTACCCCTGGGGCATGGTTTCTAACGCGCTTGCGATGACCCCCGAACGTTACACGCGCCTGCTGAACGCAGGTCTCCGCTCGCTCACCATCAGCCTCGACGGTCTGCAGGAGAGTCACAACCATTTCCGCGGTGACCCGCATAGCTTTGAGCGAGCGCTGCGGGCCATTGACATGGCCGCCCACACCGAAGGTCTGACCTTCGATGTGATGACCTGCGTGAACCGCCAAAACCTGAAGGAGCTCCCGAAGATTCTCGATATGCTCCTGAAAATAGGCGTCAAACGCTGGAGAATCGCGACGGTATTCCCGAAGGGACGCGCCAAAGACAATCCGCTGTTCCAGCTCACGAACCAGGAATTCCGCCAGGTATTCGACTTTATCCGCGAAGTGAAAAAGCTGAACGTGATCAACGTGAACTACGGCTGCGAAGGTTTCCTCGGGAGCTACGAGAAAGACGCCCGCAATTACCCGTTCTTCTGCCGTGCCGGCGTGAACGTATCCTCTGTGCTTTGCGATGGAAGCATCTCGGCCTGTCCAAGCCTCCGCGGCGACTACATTCAAGGAAACATCTACAAGGACGACATCTGGGACGTGTGGCAGAACCGCTACCAGGTGATGCGCGACCACAGCTGGGCAAAAATCGGCGACTGCAAGACCTGCAAGTACTGGCGCTACTGCGAAGGCTCCAGCCTGCATTTACGTGATGAAAAAACGAAGGAACTCGCCTACTGCCACGTCAAACGCCTTGAGGACGCCGGGGCATAG
- a CDS encoding FISUMP domain-containing protein, whose amino-acid sequence MTHFKLSSGAALLVAASFSVGLFGCSTENSVDSLRCFTVKCTDNDYDDEDEREDDDDYDKGKSSSSTTKLPRGCDNYVSSLSIAPHCYLEDFGTTLYDEDTKTIYSCEENGYTIEGYWQEHNSFKNCDEYVSPYSNYKDWFSSSSDEDFDDWSSSSSKEILPIIEGELFDDRDGNIYKTVTIGTQTWMAENLRYRYLQPTEDLDSSSFCYNETVEDCDKYGRYYLWSAAMDSAGYFTNDGLGCGNGVYCEPTYPVQGLCPDGWHLPREEEVETLLEYTHSKSDGGQSLKATDGWVIPGTDEYGFNVLASGIWYPGDSIHAQGTYDEGWYTAFWISTEFNNTNSEHSGEFASIFRVNISDDVISEISNDEIGHKWRGLHIRCLKDSE is encoded by the coding sequence ATGACTCATTTTAAACTATCCTCTGGAGCAGCCCTCCTTGTGGCCGCCTCCTTTAGTGTGGGACTTTTCGGTTGCTCAACAGAAAATAGCGTCGATTCGCTCCGCTGCTTTACCGTCAAATGCACCGACAACGACTACGATGACGAAGATGAAAGAGAAGACGATGATGATTACGACAAGGGAAAATCATCGTCGAGCACCACCAAGTTGCCTCGGGGCTGCGACAATTACGTAAGCAGTCTTTCAATTGCTCCACACTGCTATCTCGAAGATTTTGGCACCACGCTCTACGACGAAGACACCAAGACTATTTATTCGTGCGAAGAGAATGGCTATACAATCGAGGGATATTGGCAAGAGCATAATTCGTTCAAGAACTGCGACGAATATGTATCGCCTTATTCAAACTATAAGGACTGGTTCAGTAGCAGCTCGGACGAGGATTTCGACGACTGGAGTTCCAGCAGTTCTAAAGAAATCCTTCCAATTATCGAAGGCGAATTGTTCGATGATCGAGATGGCAACATCTATAAGACCGTTACCATAGGAACACAAACCTGGATGGCCGAAAACCTCAGATACCGTTACCTGCAACCGACCGAAGATCTCGATTCCTCCAGTTTCTGCTATAACGAAACGGTTGAGGACTGCGACAAATACGGACGTTATTATTTATGGTCTGCTGCCATGGACAGTGCAGGATATTTCACCAATGACGGCCTCGGTTGCGGAAACGGCGTATACTGCGAGCCAACTTACCCGGTACAGGGACTATGTCCAGACGGATGGCACTTACCTCGCGAAGAGGAAGTAGAAACATTGCTGGAATACACACATTCCAAATCTGATGGCGGACAATCTTTAAAAGCCACAGACGGTTGGGTCATTCCCGGAACAGACGAATACGGCTTCAATGTCCTTGCTAGCGGAATTTGGTACCCAGGCGACAGCATTCACGCGCAAGGAACATACGACGAAGGTTGGTATACGGCATTTTGGATTTCAACCGAATTCAATAACACAAACTCCGAACATTCCGGTGAATTCGCCAGCATATTCCGTGTCAATATAAGCGACGACGTTATCTCCGAAATTTCCAATGATGAAATCGGACATAAATGGCGTGGTTTGCACATCCGCTGCCTAAAGGACTCTGAATAA
- a CDS encoding bifunctional (p)ppGpp synthetase/guanosine-3',5'-bis(diphosphate) 3'-pyrophosphohydrolase, whose protein sequence is MLMEQKSLTSNQEHIIDVLIKKNPNLDRGILSKAVAFIAEAHEGQYRKSGMPYTEHPYEVAKILADLKQDQSTVLAGLLHDVVEDTDHSLEEIAEKFGEDTAFMVDAVTKITAAQESSKTAQKAETYRKLIVAMAKDPRVIMIKIADRIHNMRTMRYMKPEKRQIIAQETLDIYIPLTHRFGLYKLKNELEDLSFKYVNPDEYQKLVDLLIENKESREKYIQSVIGPLQIKMALEDFDCTIQGRTKNIYSIYNKMLSRGCQFEDIFDIFAIRIIVETIPECYLALGYVHNLWTPLQSRFKDYIATPKPNLYQSIHTTVIGPENKMVEVQIRTKDMDLTAEKGFAAHWAYKMETQHEGEELEWLNHMVKLQSEISDSKEYLDFLKVDLKPTGMTVFTPKGTSIELPQGSIVLDFAFAVHTELGLHCIGAKINDEVVNLDTVVEHGATIQVLKSPNQEPSPEWLDMVKTVKAKQELRRWMKSSIMKQALDLGKEIWDRELRLQKIEKAKRPAEESICKYFGTPTIDDFYERLGQGELPLADIQRFLNGGETTTKESNSLRFFPMFNKDAKVERRDEMPLQIGQETSLVVHFAKCCSPVPGDPIVGVLRPKIGIEVHNTDCPQLKNLPMEQRIAVEWSEDIKHSFEAHLTIETENRKNITFDVLQELKRANVFLERVTSASKHYSGRIRLVFKAFRKEQVDSIINAIKNINGVKQVVKS, encoded by the coding sequence ATGCTGATGGAGCAAAAGAGCCTAACATCGAACCAAGAGCACATCATAGACGTGCTCATCAAGAAGAATCCCAATCTTGACCGCGGGATTCTTTCGAAGGCTGTAGCCTTTATTGCCGAGGCTCACGAAGGGCAGTACCGCAAAAGCGGAATGCCCTATACTGAACACCCCTACGAAGTCGCCAAGATCCTTGCCGACCTAAAGCAGGACCAGTCCACAGTTCTCGCGGGACTCTTGCACGACGTGGTCGAAGACACCGACCACTCCCTTGAAGAAATTGCTGAAAAATTCGGCGAAGACACCGCCTTCATGGTCGATGCCGTCACCAAAATTACGGCCGCCCAGGAATCTAGCAAGACAGCCCAAAAAGCGGAAACCTACCGCAAGCTGATTGTCGCCATGGCAAAAGACCCTCGGGTCATCATGATCAAGATCGCAGACCGCATCCACAACATGCGCACCATGCGGTACATGAAACCCGAAAAGCGGCAAATTATCGCGCAGGAAACGCTGGACATCTACATTCCGCTCACGCACCGTTTCGGTCTCTACAAGCTGAAAAACGAGCTTGAAGACCTGAGTTTCAAGTACGTGAACCCGGACGAATACCAGAAGCTGGTGGACTTGCTCATCGAGAACAAGGAATCCCGCGAAAAGTATATCCAGTCGGTCATCGGCCCGCTCCAAATCAAGATGGCTCTCGAAGACTTCGACTGCACCATCCAGGGCCGCACCAAGAACATTTACAGCATCTACAACAAGATGCTTAGCCGCGGCTGCCAGTTCGAAGACATCTTCGACATTTTCGCCATTCGCATCATTGTCGAAACCATTCCCGAATGCTACCTGGCCCTGGGCTACGTCCACAACCTGTGGACCCCGCTGCAGAGTCGCTTCAAGGACTATATCGCGACCCCGAAGCCGAACCTTTACCAGAGCATTCACACCACCGTGATCGGTCCCGAAAACAAGATGGTCGAAGTCCAGATCCGCACCAAGGACATGGACCTCACCGCCGAAAAGGGATTCGCCGCCCACTGGGCCTACAAGATGGAAACCCAGCACGAGGGCGAGGAACTGGAATGGCTGAACCACATGGTAAAGCTCCAGTCCGAAATTTCGGACTCCAAGGAATACCTCGACTTCTTGAAGGTGGACCTGAAGCCCACCGGAATGACGGTATTTACGCCCAAGGGAACCTCGATTGAACTCCCGCAGGGCTCTATCGTTTTGGATTTTGCCTTTGCGGTTCATACCGAACTTGGCCTGCACTGCATTGGCGCAAAGATCAACGACGAGGTGGTAAACCTCGATACGGTCGTCGAACACGGCGCCACTATCCAGGTACTCAAGAGCCCGAACCAGGAACCGAGTCCCGAATGGCTCGACATGGTAAAAACCGTGAAAGCCAAACAGGAACTGCGCCGCTGGATGAAAAGCAGCATCATGAAACAGGCGCTCGACCTCGGCAAGGAAATCTGGGACCGCGAACTTCGCCTGCAGAAAATCGAAAAAGCGAAGCGCCCCGCCGAAGAGTCCATCTGCAAATATTTCGGAACGCCCACTATCGACGACTTCTACGAAAGACTCGGCCAAGGCGAACTTCCGCTGGCGGACATCCAACGTTTCTTGAACGGCGGCGAAACTACGACCAAGGAGTCGAACTCGCTCCGATTCTTCCCCATGTTCAACAAGGATGCAAAGGTCGAACGCCGCGACGAGATGCCCCTGCAGATTGGCCAGGAAACCAGTTTGGTGGTGCATTTCGCCAAGTGCTGCAGCCCCGTGCCCGGCGACCCGATTGTAGGCGTTTTGCGTCCGAAAATCGGTATCGAAGTTCACAATACGGACTGTCCGCAACTCAAGAACCTGCCCATGGAGCAGCGCATCGCCGTCGAATGGAGCGAAGACATCAAGCATTCGTTCGAGGCGCACCTCACTATCGAGACCGAGAACCGCAAGAACATCACCTTCGACGTGCTGCAGGAACTCAAGCGCGCAAACGTATTCCTCGAAAGGGTCACCTCGGCAAGCAAGCATTACTCGGGCCGCATCAGACTCGTATTCAAGGCATTCCGCAAGGAACAGGTCGATTCCATTATCAACGCCATAAAGAATATTAACGGCGTAAAGCAGGTGGTCAAATCATGA
- a CDS encoding NADH-quinone oxidoreductase subunit A encodes MSEYIILSIFLFLGAFIAAAATVTGLLLGYRTKNSKNKMAPYECGMETIGNARIQFKVGYYLFALLFLVFDIEALFLFPVMANFKEIMAGGTILNPSIVIIDLVIFMAILVSGLAYAWKKGILKWE; translated from the coding sequence ATGTCAGAGTACATCATCCTTTCCATTTTCCTTTTCTTGGGCGCGTTTATCGCGGCGGCGGCCACCGTTACTGGACTTCTGCTCGGCTACCGCACCAAGAATTCAAAGAACAAGATGGCGCCGTACGAATGCGGCATGGAAACCATCGGCAACGCGCGAATCCAGTTCAAGGTGGGCTACTACCTGTTCGCGCTTTTATTTTTGGTGTTTGACATCGAAGCGCTTTTCCTGTTCCCCGTAATGGCGAACTTCAAGGAAATCATGGCCGGGGGCACAATACTCAACCCCTCGATCGTCATTATCGACCTAGTCATTTTCATGGCAATTCTCGTTTCGGGACTTGCCTACGCCTGGAAGAAAGGAATCCTTAAGTGGGAATAA
- a CDS encoding NADH-quinone oxidoreductase subunit C: MISVEDYLAAVEYVKNDPEFKMNYLIDVTAIDYDDHFDMVTQLRSIELGHKVFFCVQIKKNFDIPEEERPTSLLGTVPTISHLYPGAEVKEREVYDMFGINFEGHPDLRRIFLDKDFVGYPLRKDFTHPQMIKRPV, from the coding sequence ATGATCAGCGTAGAAGACTACCTCGCCGCCGTGGAATACGTCAAAAACGATCCCGAATTCAAGATGAATTACCTGATCGACGTTACGGCAATCGACTACGACGACCACTTCGACATGGTAACGCAGCTCCGCAGTATCGAGCTTGGCCACAAGGTGTTCTTCTGCGTGCAAATCAAGAAGAACTTCGACATTCCCGAAGAAGAACGCCCCACGTCACTCCTCGGAACGGTTCCGACCATCAGCCACCTCTACCCGGGCGCCGAAGTCAAGGAACGCGAAGTCTACGACATGTTCGGCATCAACTTTGAAGGTCACCCCGACCTGCGCCGCATCTTCCTGGACAAGGACTTTGTAGGTTACCCCTTGCGCAAGGACTTCACCCACCCGCAAATGATCAAGAGGCCCGTATGA
- a CDS encoding NADH-quinone oxidoreductase subunit D, translating into MSMTRLPPGFKITRDTNTEEFFINMGPQHPSTHGALRLALRMDGETIVEVVPHFGYIHRGMEKQAESMSYLQYIAMSDRQDYLTAIQNNLGVVIALEKGMNIGVPEKGEYIRVMLSELGRIASHLVFFGCFGGDLGGQTCLLFGFKEREMIHDILEEVTGSRLTTNFFRPGGSRFDVPENFIDRVKAFLKHLEGAMKDYERFLSKNIIVLERSKGIGILSAEDAIAYGCSGPVLRASGVDFDVRKANPYSIYDQLQFDVPVTYTGDCYDRYTVRIAEIHESMRILYQCIEKFPKEGPWRAKEKPVRLPVGRYYSEIETAKGLYATYVVAATTGEKPYRIHTRGPSFPHIAALNKMAQGHKISDLVTIMATLDPVIPEIDR; encoded by the coding sequence ATGAGTATGACAAGACTCCCGCCGGGATTCAAGATTACCCGCGACACCAATACCGAAGAATTTTTCATCAACATGGGTCCGCAGCACCCGAGTACCCACGGTGCACTCCGCCTCGCGCTGCGTATGGACGGCGAAACGATCGTTGAAGTCGTACCGCACTTCGGCTACATCCACCGCGGCATGGAAAAGCAGGCGGAATCGATGAGCTACCTGCAGTACATCGCGATGTCTGACCGCCAGGACTACCTGACGGCCATCCAGAACAACCTGGGGGTCGTGATTGCACTTGAAAAAGGCATGAACATCGGCGTCCCCGAAAAGGGCGAATACATCCGCGTGATGCTTTCGGAGCTGGGCAGAATTGCAAGCCACCTGGTGTTCTTCGGCTGCTTCGGCGGCGACTTGGGCGGACAGACCTGCTTGCTGTTCGGCTTCAAGGAACGTGAAATGATCCATGACATCTTAGAAGAAGTCACCGGGTCGCGCCTCACCACCAACTTCTTTAGACCGGGTGGCAGCCGCTTCGACGTTCCCGAAAACTTTATCGACCGCGTGAAGGCATTCCTCAAGCACCTCGAAGGTGCGATGAAGGACTACGAAAGGTTCCTTTCCAAGAACATCATCGTGCTCGAACGTAGCAAGGGAATCGGCATCCTTTCCGCCGAAGACGCCATCGCTTACGGATGCTCCGGCCCGGTACTCCGCGCAAGCGGCGTCGACTTCGATGTGCGCAAGGCAAACCCCTACAGCATCTATGACCAGCTGCAGTTCGATGTGCCCGTGACCTACACCGGCGACTGCTACGACCGTTACACGGTGCGTATCGCCGAAATCCACGAGTCCATGCGTATTCTATACCAGTGCATTGAGAAGTTCCCGAAAGAAGGCCCGTGGCGCGCCAAGGAAAAGCCGGTACGTCTTCCGGTCGGCCGCTACTACAGCGAAATCGAAACCGCGAAGGGTCTGTACGCCACATACGTGGTGGCCGCGACAACCGGCGAAAAGCCTTACCGTATTCACACGCGGGGCCCAAGTTTCCCGCACATTGCCGCCCTCAACAAGATGGCGCAGGGCCACAAGATTTCGGACCTTGTGACGATCATGGCAACGCTTGACCCGGTGATTCCCGAAATTGACAGGTAA
- a CDS encoding complex I subunit 1 family protein gives MFVPSITHPVGDFIRDWVPKLSAYLPEQLQSQTLDSIAAFLINALICIVAVCAVNIGSAPILIYMERKVCAHVQCRLGPMRLGWHGTLQTIADVIKMLFKEVYSPSGADKLMFYVAPLIVLIAPFIIAALIPFDHNLIVADIDMGIPMIIAVNGFGVLGILLGGWSSNNKYSLLGALRSGAQMISYEISFAMILLFVVMISGSTSLMDIAQAQDGTVLDWFIFKIPVLGFIAFILFFISSTAEMNRAPFDIAEAEQELTGGYHTEYNGTPFAMFYLAEYIALVTNSALAATCFLGGFHAPCIGVAAIDTYLQMVPGVVWLFAKIYFMIWCYMMVRWTFVRPRVDQLMDFEWKFLLPVNLVLLAAGAVYMILV, from the coding sequence ATGTTTGTACCTTCTATTACACATCCTGTAGGCGACTTTATTCGCGATTGGGTTCCGAAGCTTTCGGCATACTTGCCTGAACAGCTGCAGTCCCAGACGCTCGACAGCATCGCCGCCTTCTTGATTAACGCACTTATCTGCATCGTAGCGGTCTGCGCCGTGAACATCGGTTCAGCCCCGATCCTCATCTACATGGAACGCAAGGTGTGCGCCCACGTACAATGCCGCTTGGGCCCCATGCGCCTCGGTTGGCACGGTACGCTTCAGACCATCGCCGACGTGATCAAGATGCTCTTCAAGGAAGTCTATTCCCCGAGCGGCGCCGACAAGCTGATGTTCTACGTGGCACCGCTGATTGTGCTGATTGCCCCGTTCATTATCGCAGCCCTGATTCCGTTCGACCACAACCTGATTGTCGCCGACATCGACATGGGCATCCCGATGATTATCGCAGTGAACGGTTTCGGTGTGCTGGGCATTTTGCTCGGCGGCTGGAGCAGTAACAACAAGTATTCCTTGCTCGGTGCTCTCCGTAGCGGCGCCCAGATGATCAGCTACGAAATCTCTTTCGCGATGATTCTCCTGTTCGTCGTGATGATTTCGGGTTCTACGAGCCTGATGGATATCGCGCAGGCCCAGGACGGTACGGTTCTTGACTGGTTTATCTTCAAGATTCCGGTGCTCGGCTTTATCGCGTTCATTCTCTTCTTTATTTCGAGTACCGCCGAAATGAACCGCGCCCCCTTCGACATCGCCGAAGCGGAACAGGAACTGACCGGTGGCTACCACACGGAATACAACGGCACTCCGTTTGCCATGTTCTACCTAGCTGAATACATCGCCTTGGTGACGAACTCGGCACTTGCCGCCACCTGTTTCCTGGGTGGATTCCATGCGCCCTGTATCGGCGTTGCCGCTATCGACACCTACCTGCAGATGGTGCCCGGAGTCGTGTGGCTCTTCGCGAAGATTTACTTTATGATTTGGTGCTACATGATGGTGCGCTGGACCTTTGTGCGCCCGCGTGTGGACCAGCTCATGGACTTTGAATGGAAATTCCTTTTGCCGGTGAACCTGGTGCTCCTCGCCGCCGGCGCCGTTTATATGATTCTTGTCTGA
- a CDS encoding 4Fe-4S binding protein, translating to MQERISTRRYIKRYLKRCITGPWSLICGLSVSLKYFFDPRRIVTEQYPENRKTLKMHERYRGRLEMIEDADGNNHCTACGMCERACPNASINVLSTKNIAGKKVLGRYVYHFASCTQCGLCVEACPFGAIRMSQAFEVATTDPNTLEMILNKKEGQG from the coding sequence ATGCAAGAAAGAATTTCAACACGCCGATACATCAAGCGTTACCTGAAACGCTGCATTACGGGCCCATGGAGCCTGATTTGCGGTTTGTCTGTTTCGCTCAAGTATTTCTTTGACCCCAGACGCATCGTGACCGAGCAGTATCCTGAAAATAGGAAGACACTCAAGATGCACGAACGCTACCGCGGTCGCCTCGAAATGATCGAGGACGCCGACGGAAACAACCACTGCACCGCTTGCGGCATGTGCGAACGCGCTTGCCCGAACGCCTCGATCAACGTGCTTTCGACCAAGAACATCGCGGGCAAAAAGGTACTCGGCCGCTATGTTTACCACTTCGCGAGCTGCACCCAGTGCGGGCTCTGCGTCGAAGCCTGTCCGTTTGGCGCTATACGCATGAGCCAGGCATTCGAAGTCGCCACGACCGACCCGAATACGCTCGAAATGATTCTTAATAAAAAGGAGGGCCAAGGCTAA
- a CDS encoding NADH-quinone oxidoreductase subunit J translates to MIQNLLAGLIPQNVAFPMGGMDLAFYLVAFIILVTAVCTVAVKNILQSAVFLIFSFVATAILYLLLHAEFTALAQVMVYVGGVVIFVVFTILLTSRLGEDAFAVKIPRVFAAFALSIIFVLVMVKCLLPIEGLSSGTALAPEGYASLKAFALRLLGYGEDGFVIPFEVVSILLLMTLICAITIARKGKEEEEK, encoded by the coding sequence ATGATCCAGAATCTGTTGGCTGGGCTTATCCCACAGAATGTCGCCTTCCCCATGGGCGGAATGGATTTGGCATTCTACCTGGTAGCCTTTATTATCCTTGTCACCGCAGTCTGCACGGTTGCCGTCAAGAATATCTTGCAGAGCGCCGTTTTCCTGATTTTCAGCTTTGTCGCCACCGCCATTCTCTACCTGCTCCTGCATGCGGAATTTACCGCGCTTGCACAGGTGATGGTCTACGTGGGCGGCGTCGTGATTTTCGTGGTGTTCACCATCCTCTTGACGAGCCGCCTCGGCGAAGACGCCTTCGCGGTGAAGATTCCGAGAGTATTCGCCGCGTTTGCGCTCTCGATTATCTTCGTGCTGGTGATGGTCAAGTGCCTGTTGCCGATTGAAGGTCTGTCGAGCGGAACGGCCCTCGCCCCCGAAGGTTACGCATCGCTCAAGGCGTTCGCCCTTAGATTGCTTGGCTACGGCGAAGACGGATTCGTGATTCCGTTCGAAGTCGTGAGTATCCTTCTCCTGATGACGCTCATCTGCGCCATCACCATCGCCCGCAAAGGCAAGGAGGAAGAAGAAAAATGA
- the nuoK gene encoding NADH-quinone oxidoreductase subunit NuoK translates to MTLMNCLILAFLLFGIGVWGLMRRRHLIGMLISIELMLNAANINFISFAYFSAKDSTAGALFSIFVIAVTACEMAIALAIIVSMYRRYKSLDVEQLRDLHD, encoded by the coding sequence ATGACCCTGATGAATTGCCTTATTCTCGCATTCCTGCTTTTCGGCATTGGCGTGTGGGGCCTGATGCGCCGCCGCCACTTGATCGGCATGCTGATTTCCATCGAGCTCATGCTGAACGCAGCGAATATTAACTTTATTTCATTTGCCTACTTTAGCGCGAAGGACTCCACGGCAGGAGCACTCTTCAGCATCTTCGTGATTGCGGTGACCGCCTGCGAAATGGCTATCGCCCTTGCGATTATCGTGTCGATGTACCGCCGCTACAAGAGCCTGGACGTAGAACAGTTGAGGGACCTCCATGATTAA